Within Saccharomonospora cyanea NA-134, the genomic segment GGCGAACTTCGGGTTCGACGGCGAGCCACCGGGGATCTTGTAGCCCTTGACGTCCCACGGCTGCTGGGCCTCGGGGTTGGCCTTGATCCACTCCTTGGCCTTGGGCAGCAGCTCGTCGACCGAGCCCACGAGCTCGTGGACCAGGCCAAGCTCCAGCGCCTTGGCGGGCCGGTGCCGCTGGCCCTGCACCAGGACGTTGAGCACGGCGTTCTGGATGCCGAGCAGGCGAACGGTGCGCACGATGCCACCGCCGCCGGGCAGCAGACCGAGGGTCACCTCGGGCAGACCGATCTGGACGCCCTTCACGTCCGCTGCGATGCGGTGGTGGCAGGCCAGCGCGATCTCCAGGCCGCCGCCGAGGGCCGCGCCGTTGATGGCGGCGACCACGGGCTTGCCCAGGGTCTCCAGGCGGCGCAGGTCCTGTTTCATGGCGTTGGACATCTCGGTGATGGCCTCGGCGTCGGCGGGCGTCGCCTTGATGAGGTCGTTGAGGTCACCGCCCGCGAAGAACGTCTTCTTCGCCGAGGCCAGCACCACACCGGTGATCGAGTCCTGTTCCGCCTCCAGGCGATCGACGATCACACGCAGCGAGGAGCGGAAGTCGGCGTTCATCGTGTTCGCCGACTGGTTCGGGTCGTCGAGCGTCAGCACGACGATGCCGTCGGAGTCCTTCTCCCAGCGGATGGTCTTGGATTCAGTCATCGTTTGTTCTCGTCCCTCACACGCGCTCGATGATCGTGGCGAGGCCCATGCCACCGCCGATGCACAGCGTCACGAGCGCGCGCCGAGCCTGGCGGCGCTCCAGTTCGTCCACCATCGTGCCCAGGATCATCGCGCCGGTCGCGCCCAGCGGGTGGCCCATGGCGATGGCGCCGCCGTTGACGTTGACCTTCTCCTCCGGGAGGTTCAGGTCCTTCATCCACTTGAGGACGACGGCGGCGAACGCCTCGTTCAGCTCGAACAGGTCGATGTCGTCGACCGTGAGACCCGCCTTGGCCAGCACCTTCTCGGTGGCGGGCGTCGGGCCGGTCAGCATGATCGTCGGGTCGGAACCGGTGACCGCGGTGGCGACGACGCGCGCACGCGGCTCCATGCCGATCCGCTTGCCGATCTCCTCGCTGCCCACCAGCACGATCCCGGCGCCGTCGACGATGCCCGACGAGTTGCCACCGGTGTGCACGTGGTCGATCTTCTCGACCCAGTGGTACTTCTGCAGCGCCACGGCGTCGAACCCGGCGAAGTCACCGAGGTCGGCGAACGCGGGACGCAGCTTGGCGAGCGCCTCCATCGTGGTGCCGGGGCGGCGGTGCTCGTCGTGGTCGAGGATGGTCACGCCGTTGATGTCCTTGACCGGCACCACGGACTTGGCGAAGTAACCGCCCGCCCACGCGGCCTCGGCCCGCTCCTGCGAGCGCACGGCGTAGGCGTCGACGTCCTCACGCGTGAAGCCCTCGGTGGTCGCGATCAGGTCGGCACCGATGCCCTGCGGCACGAAGTAGGAGTCGTAGTTGGTGGCGGGGTCGGTGAACATCGCACCACCGTCGGAGCCCATGGGCACGCGCGACATCGACTCGACACCACCGCCGATGACGAGGTCGTCCCAGCCCGCGCGGACCTTCTGTGCGGCCTGGTTGACGGCTTCCAGACCCGAGGCACAGAAGCGGTTGAGCTGCACACCCGCGACCGTCTCGGGCAGCCCGGCGGCGATGGCGGCCGCGCGGGCGATGTCGGCGCCCTGGTCACCCACCGGCGAGACGACGCCGAGGATGATGTCGTCGATCAGCGCGGGGTCCAGGCCCGGGTGCCGCGCCTTGAGTTCGTCGATCAGGCCGACCACCAGGTCGATCGGCTTGGTTCCGTGGAGGGAACCGCCCTTGTTCTTGCCACGAGGCGTACGGATCGCCTCGTAGATGAACGCCTCTGTACTCACGCCTGAGGTCCTTCCTGGCGCAGATTGCCGTTCGTGGTGCTAATCGCTACTAACATAATCCCGCATCGTTCGAGGTTGTCAACGGGTTGTCTCCCTGACAACAAACGCTAGAGTGGGCTCACGTTATGGGTGATGGAAACAGCAGGAACAGGCGTCCGCGCGACCGGAAGGCCCAGCTCGCCGCGGTCGCGTCCGAGCTGTTCCGGCAGCGCGGCTACCACGGTGTGAGCATCAACGACATCGCGGCCGCGGCCGGCGTGACGGGCCCCGCCCTCTACCGGCACTTCGCCGACAAGCAGGCGATCCTCGCGCACGTACTGCTCACGGGGCTGGGCGACATGGAGCTCGCCACCGAGGCCGCGCTCGACGAGAGCCGCACCGAGTCGTACGCCCGCATCCGCGAGTTGCTCACCGGCCTCGCGGCCCGCTCGGTGGAACGCAGGGACGTCGCCGCGCTGTGGCGCTGGGAGGGGCGCCACCTCGACGCCGACGCCCAGCAACAGATCCGGCGCCGCTCCACGGCCATGCTGGCGGCGTGGGCGAAGGTGCTCATGCGCAAGCGTCCCGAACTTCCCGGCGAGGACGCCGAGCTGCTGTGCTGGGCGACGCTGTCGGTGTTCGGCAGCGTGTCCGTCCACCGCACGACACTGCCCAAGCGCCGGTTCACCGACCTGCTCACCACGCTGGCGCTGCGCGTGCTGCACGTGGACCTGCCCGAGCCCGACGACGCCGAGCCGTCCGCTGCGGTCACGCCGCCCGCACTGGCCCTGGGCAGGCCGTCGCGGCGCGAGCAGGTGCTCACCGAGGCCGCGGAGCTGTTCCGCAGGCGCGGGTTCACCGACGTCAGCATGGAGGACATCGGCAGGGCCGTCGGGATCGCCGGGCCCAGCGTGTACCGGCACTTCCCCAGCAAGGCGGCGCTGCTCGCCGCCATCGGCAGGCGCGCGGGCGACCGGCTCATGGTCGCCGCCGACCACGCGCTGCGAGCGAGCGCCCCGCCCGACGAGCGGGAGGCGTTGCGCAGGCTCGCCGACTCCTACGTGCGGACCCTGACCGGCCCGCCCGAGCTGCTCGTGGCGTTCTCTGTGGATCACGTGCACATCGACGAGAAGGACAGGCCGGAGCTGCTGCGGATCCAGCGCGACTACGTGGCGCAGTGGGTGCGGCTGCTGGAGGCCGTGCGTCCCGAACTGGACACCCGCGAAGCGAAGATCATCGTCCATGCGGCGCTGACCATCGCCAACGACCTCACGCGGACTCGCCGGGTGGCCTCGCGGCCGAACCTGGTCGCGGAACTGACCACGCTGCTGCACGCGGTACTGGACATCGACTGAGTCGCCCACCCTACTGGCGGACCGCCACCCCCACCCGTTAACCTACTCGCGAGTAGGTACACGGAGGGGAACACTGTGGCCCGACAGAAAGCGACACGACGCGACGCCATGGGCTTCGGTCTCGCGGCGCTCAACCGGCTCGCCGGAAACCCACTGCTCGACCGCACCGGACTGCGCAAACCCGTGGAGAGGATCGTGGCCACGGCCACGCGCGGAGGCTTCCGCGCAGCGGGCGCGGCGCAACGGGCGTTCAAGGCGACCACTCGGCTCGGCAAGCCCGCGCGGCTGGCTCCGGCCCCCGAGGCGGGGCTGTTCGACCTGACGCCGGACGACGAGCAGCAGATGATCGTCGACACGGTCAGAGAGTTCGCCGCCGAGCAGCTCCGGCCGGCCGCGGCCGAGGCCGACGACAAGCTCGCGCCTCCCGACGGCCTGCTCGTGCGCGCGGCGGAGTTGGGACTGACGGTGGTCGGCATCCCCGAGGAGGTCGGTGGCGTCGGCACCGAGCGGTCGGCCGTCACGAACGTGCTCGTCGCGGAGGCCCTCGCCCACGGCGACCTGGGGCTGGCCGTGGCCGTGCTCGCGCCGTCGGCGGTGAGTAACGTCCTCGTCCGCCACGGCGACGCCCACCAGCAGTCGACCTACCTGCCCGCGTTCACCGGCGAGGACGTCCCGGCGGCGGCACTGGCGTTGCAGGAGAGCGCGCCGCTGTTCGACGTGTTCGCCCCGAGGACCACCGCGCGCCGCACGCCGAACGGCTACCGCCTCGACGGGGTGAAGAACCTGGTGCCGAGGGCGGCGCAGGCGGAGTTGTTCGTCGTGTCGGCGAACCTGGAAGGCCCCCAGGGCCACAGCCCGGCGCTGTTCGTCGTCGAGTCCGGTACCGGCGGGGTGTCGATCGAGGCCGAACCCGCGATGGGCCTGCGTGGCGCCGCCACCGGCAAGCTCGTGCTGGACAACGTGTCTCTGCCCGCGAGCGCGCTGATCGGCGGCGGGAGGCGCGAGGTGTTCACCGACGTCGTGCGCTCGTCGCGCCTGGCGTGGGCGGCGCTCGCGTGCGGCACCGCGAAGGCCGTGCTCGACTACGTCGTCCCGTACGTCAACGAGCGGGAGGCGTTCGGCGAGCCCGTCAGCCACCGGCAGGGCGTGGCCTTCCAGGTGGCCGACATCGGCATCGAACTGGAGGGCATGCGGCTGGTGACGCTGCGCGCGGCGTCCCGCATGGAGCAGGACAAGTCGCACGCCCGTGAGGTCGCGCTCGCGCGCAAGCTCGCCACCGACAAGGGCATGCGGATCGGCAACACCGGCGTGCAGCTGCTCGGCGGGCACGGCTTCGTCAAGGAACACCCGGTGGAGCGCTGGTACCGCGACCTGCGCGCGGTCGGCGTCATGGAAGGGGTCGTCTCAGCATGATCAATCTTGAGGTCCCGAAGAAGGCCAAGGCCCTGGTCAACCAGGCCAGGCAGGCCGCGACCGAGGTGTTCCGGCCGATCTCGCGCAAGTACGACCGCGCCGAGCACTCCTACCCCACCGAGCTGGACATGCTCGCCGCGCTGCTCGACGGGCTGAACACCTCCGGCGAGGGCGGCGCGGGCGCGGCGGGGGTGCGCCGCAAGGACGACAAGGACGGCAAGGACGGCAAGGACACTGCCGGCAACCGCAACGGCGGCAACCTGCTCACCGTGCTCGGCACCATCGAACTGTGCTGGGGCGACGTGGCGCTGCTGCTGTCGATGCCGAGGCAGGGACTCGGCAACGCCGCCATCGCGTCGGTGGCCGACGACGAACAGCTCGAACGGTTCGGCAAGCTGTGGGCGGCCATGGCCATCACCGAGCCCGGCTGCGGCTCCGACTCGGCCGCCATCACCACCACGGCCACCAAGGACGGCGACGACTACGTCCTCAACGGGGAGAAGATCTTCGTCACCTCCGGCGAGCGCGCCGACGCCGTGGTGGTGTGGGCGACGCTGGACAGGAGCAAGGGCCGCGCCGCCATCAAGTCGTTCGTCGTCGAGAAGGGCACGCCCGGCTTCGAGGTGGTGCGGCTGGAGCACAAACTCGGCATCCGCGCGTCCGACACGGCGGTGCTGCGGTTCGACAACTGCCGGGTGCCCGCGAAGAACCTGCTCGGCTCGCCGGAGATCGACACCAAGAAGGGTTTCGCGGGGGTCATGCAGACCTTCGACAACACCCGCCCGCTGGTGGCCGCGATGGCCGTCGGCGTCGCGCGGGCGGCGTTGGAGGAGACCCGGCGGATCCTGGAAGAGGCCGGCATCGAGGTGGACTACGACAAGCCCGCGCTCGCGCAGCACGCCGCCGCGGCGACGTTCCTGCAACTGGAGGCCGACTACGAGGCGGCGTACCTGACGACGCTGGAAGCGGCGTGGATGGCCGACAACCGCAAACCGAACTCGCTACAGGCGTCGATGGCGAAGGCCAAGGCGGGCCGCGCGGTCGTGGACATCACCCTCAAGTGTGTCGAGCTCGCGGGCACCTTCGGGTACACGGAGGAGTCGCTGCTGGAGAAGTGGGCGCGCGACTCGAAGATCCTGGACATCTTCGAAGGCACCCAACAGATCCAGCAACTCATCGTGGCCCGCAAGCTGTTGGGCAAGACGAGCAAGGAACTGAAGTAGGTCGTGAAGCGAGAACCGCCCGCCCACTGTGCTTTCCGCGGTGACGGGCGGTTCTCTCGCTCAGACCTTCACCGTCCGCCCCGGTCCCTCGTGTACCCCGGTGCGCTTGATCTCCTCGGCCTTGCGGAGTTCCCGGTCAGCCCAGTACCTCGCCTCGTGATGGTGGGCTCCTGAAGGCCAGGCCGATATACACCGAGCCCAGGACACACGACAAACCGGCAAGAACGGTGGACGGCGGAGGTATGAGCGAACTCCGGCACGTTGCCGTTCTGATACTCGGTTGGGCTCGGTCGCTTGCCACCCTAAACTCGGTCCATGAGTACGGGTCTGCGCCTTCGCCCGCTGATGCCTGCTGACGAGTCGGTATTTCGCACGGCATATCAGGAACTGGCGGTAGAGAGTTTCGAGTTCGGGCACGGCTGGCACCCCGAACTGGACTGGCGCGAGTACTTGGCGAAATTGGAACGGATCAGACTCGGCGTCGGACTGGCGGCGAATCAGGTCCCAGCGACTTTTCTCCTGGCCCACGTCGACGGGGTCGTCGTGGGCCGTACATCGATCCGGCACCGGCTCAATGACCAGTTACGGAACAAGGGCGGGCACATCGGATACGCCGTCCGCCCCGGTCATCGTCGGCTAGGCTACGGAACCGAAATCCTGCGTCAGAGTTTGATCGTCGCTCGAACCGTCGGGGTCGGCGCGGTACTGGTGACCTGCGATACAGCCAACACAGCGTCCGCCAGAATCATCGAAGCGTGCGGTGGCACACTAGCCTCCCAAACCTCAACGCACCTTCGGTATTGGATCCCCTGAGATGCCCGCACCGTTCGAGCCGCTGAAGAGGTGTCTCGTAACTGTTCTTGTGGTGGCCAGCCGATTCCGCTCTCCTTGATCAGGAGCTCCCCCGCGTCGAAACGGGCTTCATCGAGGTTCGACCGTCTCGTGACCGGTCCGTGTGTGTCTGAGAAGTGGCGGGTGTCAGTCCGTGTTGGATACCAGGCCGACCCGGTAGGCGAGGACGACTGCTTGTACGCGGTCCCGCAGGTCGAGTTTGGTGAGGATTCGGGACACATAGGTCTTCACCGTCTCGGAGGAGATGACCAGTTCCGCGGCGATTTCGGCGTTGGACAGGCCGGCAGCGAGGTGTTCGAGCACTTCCAGCTCGCGGGGTGCCAGTGCCCGCACGACGGCGTCTCGTGCCGGGCGGGAGGTGTCGGCGGGGCGGAGCCGTTCGGCGAAGTGGCCGATCAGGTTTCGGGTGACCGCGGGGTCCAGCAGGGAGTCGCCGCGGGCGATCGTGCGGACGCCGTCGACCAGCTGCGCCGGCGGCGTGTCCTTGAGGAGGAACCCGCTGGCGCCGGCGCGAAGTGCCTCGTACACGTACTCGTCGACGTTGAACGTGGTGACGACCAGCACCTTCACTGGTACCTCGACGCCGGGACCGGTCAGCTGGCGGGTCGCCTCGATGCCGTCCAGAACGGGCATACGGACGTCCATCACGATCACGTCGGGGCGCAACCGCCGCGCGGCCTCCACCGCCGCGCGCCCGTCGGCCGCCTCACCGACGACCACGATGTCGGGCTGCGCGGAGAAGATGGTGACGTAGCCGGTGCGCACCAGTTCCTGGTCCTCGCAGATCAGCACCCGGATCGGCTCGGTCATGTGGGGCTCCCTGGAATCACGGCCCAGACGCGGAAGCCGCCGTCGTCGGGCAGGCCACCGGAAACCAGGTCCCCGCCGAGCATCCGCACCCGTTCCCGAAGTCCTGTCAGGCCTCGGCCACCGGATGGTGTGGCCGTGTCGCCGACCACGGGACCGAGGGTGATCACCTCGACCTCGATGTGGTCCTTACCGTGTCGGACCATGACCTTGGTCGGGTTTCCGGTCGCGTGTTTGAGCGCGTTGGTGAGCGCCTCTTGTACCACGCGGTAGGTGGCCAGCTCCACGTCGACGGACCGCGGTAGTTGCTCGCCCTGCTCGGTCCACTCGACGGGCTGGCCGGACAGCCGGGCCCGTTCAACCAGATCAGCGACCTTTCCCATGGCCGGCGTCCGGTCCGCGGTCCCGGCCTCGCCGGTCGCCTCGAGAATGCCGAGCAGGGTCCGCAGCTCCGTCAACGCCCGGCGTCCGGTGTCACTGATGGCACGCAGGCCTGTCCCGGTTCGTTCCGGCGCGGAGTCGAGCAGGAACTGCGCCGCGTCGGCCTGGACCACCATCGCGGTCACGTGATGGGTGACCACGTCGTGCAGGTCCCGAGCGATGCGTGCCCGCTCGGTGGCCGCGGCCACCTCGGCCGCCAGCCGTCTACGTTCAGCCTCTTCCGAGCGCCATCGACGCATGCCGGTGCCGGCCAACCAGATCACCACCAACACGAGATAGAACGCGACAAAATCCGGAAACCGTTGCGGTGAGCCAAGGTTGTGCAGTGCCACGGTGAGCACCGCATAACCCGCGGTCAGCACTGCGGCAAGCCCTCGACGGAACCGCACCAGGTGCGCGCCTGCGGCGTACAACGCGAGGAGAATCCCCACCTTGCCGAACGTGTCCGGGTAGCTCAGCACCTGACCGATCGCGAACGCGGTACCGACGACCGACAGGCACACGGCAGGCATCCGGCTGCGTACCGCGAGCGGCAGGCACATCGCCAGCGTCAGCGCCGCACCGACCACCGCGCCGATTCCGCCCGGATCGCGTCGGGGCAGATCGCCGATCTCCGGCCCGATGTGGGCGACGGTCGGCGTGAATGCCAGCACGGTCACCACCGCCGCCAACACACTGTCCTTTACAGACGATGGAAGGTCTCGCCACCTGTTGAGTGCGGCGCTGAGGCGGGATGCCGCGCTGGCAAGCATTCGGCGAGTTTAGCGCCGCCGCATGGGCACGAGGTTGCCGCGCTTGTGAGCGGCGATGAGCATGGGCAGGGCGAGCAGCAGGCTCACGACGACGGGAACGATCGACCCCTCGAAGCCGAACTGGCCGCCGGTCAGCAACTCCGGGCCCGTCGGTTCGGTGATCAGCAAACCCGGCGACGCGTGACCCGAGACCGGGACGCCGAGCAGCCCTTCGATGGTGTTCCAGGCGAAGTGCAGGCCCACGACCGCCCAGATGCTGCGCAGCCACAGGAACGTGGCGCCCATCAGGACACCGGCCTCGACGGCGATCGCGAACCCGGTCCACAACGTGGCGCCGGGGTTGGCCAGGTGGATGGCACCGAACAGCACCGCGCTGATCGCCAGCGCCGCCCAACTGCCACACATCCGTTCCAGCCCCTGCAACAGCAGGCCGCGGAAGAGCAGTTCCTCGGTCACCGCCGCACCGAGCTGCACCGCAGCGATGCTCGCCACGGTCGCCATGACACTCCCGGACGCCCTGGTGAACGAGAACTCGCTGATCACCATGAGCATCGAGGTGGTGATGAACACGACGCCGAGCCCGATGCCGAGCAACGCCTGGATCCCGGCCCGTGCCCTCGCGATCTCCGGCGTGCTCCGCCGCGCGACGTAGCGCATGACCACCCAGTAGACGGCAACCGCGGCAACCGCGCCCACGACCGCCAGCACCGGCGACCCACCCGAGGACAGCGCCGCCACCCCGCCGACACCGACTATCCCGACCAGCATCCAGACGAGCGGAAACCGCAAGACGCGGCCCGCTCGCCCAGGCTGCTGGTCCGTACGCGCGACCGACATCGTGTGCATGGTGACCTCCAGTTGACCA encodes:
- a CDS encoding acetyl-CoA C-acetyltransferase; this encodes MSTEAFIYEAIRTPRGKNKGGSLHGTKPIDLVVGLIDELKARHPGLDPALIDDIILGVVSPVGDQGADIARAAAIAAGLPETVAGVQLNRFCASGLEAVNQAAQKVRAGWDDLVIGGGVESMSRVPMGSDGGAMFTDPATNYDSYFVPQGIGADLIATTEGFTREDVDAYAVRSQERAEAAWAGGYFAKSVVPVKDINGVTILDHDEHRRPGTTMEALAKLRPAFADLGDFAGFDAVALQKYHWVEKIDHVHTGGNSSGIVDGAGIVLVGSEEIGKRIGMEPRARVVATAVTGSDPTIMLTGPTPATEKVLAKAGLTVDDIDLFELNEAFAAVVLKWMKDLNLPEEKVNVNGGAIAMGHPLGATGAMILGTMVDELERRQARRALVTLCIGGGMGLATIIERV
- a CDS encoding response regulator, whose amino-acid sequence is MTEPIRVLICEDQELVRTGYVTIFSAQPDIVVVGEAADGRAAVEAARRLRPDVIVMDVRMPVLDGIEATRQLTGPGVEVPVKVLVVTTFNVDEYVYEALRAGASGFLLKDTPPAQLVDGVRTIARGDSLLDPAVTRNLIGHFAERLRPADTSRPARDAVVRALAPRELEVLEHLAAGLSNAEIAAELVISSETVKTYVSRILTKLDLRDRVQAVVLAYRVGLVSNTD
- a CDS encoding GNAT family N-acetyltransferase yields the protein MSTGLRLRPLMPADESVFRTAYQELAVESFEFGHGWHPELDWREYLAKLERIRLGVGLAANQVPATFLLAHVDGVVVGRTSIRHRLNDQLRNKGGHIGYAVRPGHRRLGYGTEILRQSLIVARTVGVGAVLVTCDTANTASARIIEACGGTLASQTSTHLRYWIP
- a CDS encoding TetR/AcrR family transcriptional regulator, with protein sequence MGDGNSRNRRPRDRKAQLAAVASELFRQRGYHGVSINDIAAAAGVTGPALYRHFADKQAILAHVLLTGLGDMELATEAALDESRTESYARIRELLTGLAARSVERRDVAALWRWEGRHLDADAQQQIRRRSTAMLAAWAKVLMRKRPELPGEDAELLCWATLSVFGSVSVHRTTLPKRRFTDLLTTLALRVLHVDLPEPDDAEPSAAVTPPALALGRPSRREQVLTEAAELFRRRGFTDVSMEDIGRAVGIAGPSVYRHFPSKAALLAAIGRRAGDRLMVAADHALRASAPPDEREALRRLADSYVRTLTGPPELLVAFSVDHVHIDEKDRPELLRIQRDYVAQWVRLLEAVRPELDTREAKIIVHAALTIANDLTRTRRVASRPNLVAELTTLLHAVLDID
- a CDS encoding sensor histidine kinase, with translation MAAVVTVLAFTPTVAHIGPEIGDLPRRDPGGIGAVVGAALTLAMCLPLAVRSRMPAVCLSVVGTAFAIGQVLSYPDTFGKVGILLALYAAGAHLVRFRRGLAAVLTAGYAVLTVALHNLGSPQRFPDFVAFYLVLVVIWLAGTGMRRWRSEEAERRRLAAEVAAATERARIARDLHDVVTHHVTAMVVQADAAQFLLDSAPERTGTGLRAISDTGRRALTELRTLLGILEATGEAGTADRTPAMGKVADLVERARLSGQPVEWTEQGEQLPRSVDVELATYRVVQEALTNALKHATGNPTKVMVRHGKDHIEVEVITLGPVVGDTATPSGGRGLTGLRERVRMLGGDLVSGGLPDDGGFRVWAVIPGSPT
- a CDS encoding acyl-CoA dehydrogenase family protein, which codes for MINLEVPKKAKALVNQARQAATEVFRPISRKYDRAEHSYPTELDMLAALLDGLNTSGEGGAGAAGVRRKDDKDGKDGKDTAGNRNGGNLLTVLGTIELCWGDVALLLSMPRQGLGNAAIASVADDEQLERFGKLWAAMAITEPGCGSDSAAITTTATKDGDDYVLNGEKIFVTSGERADAVVVWATLDRSKGRAAIKSFVVEKGTPGFEVVRLEHKLGIRASDTAVLRFDNCRVPAKNLLGSPEIDTKKGFAGVMQTFDNTRPLVAAMAVGVARAALEETRRILEEAGIEVDYDKPALAQHAAAATFLQLEADYEAAYLTTLEAAWMADNRKPNSLQASMAKAKAGRAVVDITLKCVELAGTFGYTEESLLEKWARDSKILDIFEGTQQIQQLIVARKLLGKTSKELK
- a CDS encoding acyl-CoA dehydrogenase family protein encodes the protein MGFGLAALNRLAGNPLLDRTGLRKPVERIVATATRGGFRAAGAAQRAFKATTRLGKPARLAPAPEAGLFDLTPDDEQQMIVDTVREFAAEQLRPAAAEADDKLAPPDGLLVRAAELGLTVVGIPEEVGGVGTERSAVTNVLVAEALAHGDLGLAVAVLAPSAVSNVLVRHGDAHQQSTYLPAFTGEDVPAAALALQESAPLFDVFAPRTTARRTPNGYRLDGVKNLVPRAAQAELFVVSANLEGPQGHSPALFVVESGTGGVSIEAEPAMGLRGAATGKLVLDNVSLPASALIGGGRREVFTDVVRSSRLAWAALACGTAKAVLDYVVPYVNEREAFGEPVSHRQGVAFQVADIGIELEGMRLVTLRAASRMEQDKSHAREVALARKLATDKGMRIGNTGVQLLGGHGFVKEHPVERWYRDLRAVGVMEGVVSA
- a CDS encoding CPBP family intramembrane glutamic endopeptidase, with the protein product MSVARTDQQPGRAGRVLRFPLVWMLVGIVGVGGVAALSSGGSPVLAVVGAVAAVAVYWVVMRYVARRSTPEIARARAGIQALLGIGLGVVFITTSMLMVISEFSFTRASGSVMATVASIAAVQLGAAVTEELLFRGLLLQGLERMCGSWAALAISAVLFGAIHLANPGATLWTGFAIAVEAGVLMGATFLWLRSIWAVVGLHFAWNTIEGLLGVPVSGHASPGLLITEPTGPELLTGGQFGFEGSIVPVVVSLLLALPMLIAAHKRGNLVPMRRR